Within the Salvia hispanica cultivar TCC Black 2014 chromosome 4, UniMelb_Shisp_WGS_1.0, whole genome shotgun sequence genome, the region aataaataattttattatcagttattttttgcaaaatttatCGTTATTATTGCTATTACTAgtacttttttcaatttcaatctaAATTTACAgcactttttaaattttattttaactcatAATCTTAAATAAGCGtactttaataaaattttagcaatactttttaaaaatattaaaattaaatctagaTCATCTATCTGTTTGCCTTTTTCCCCAACGAATCTCGTGCTAATATTATCAAAAGCATCTCTGACAACTCTCACTGCCCTCAAAACTCTGCTCTCAAATCGCATGTGAATTCATTTGTAAATTCTTTCTGCACCACTGGATCTGTAATCTGCCCCATCCCTCTCTGTAAGTATCTCGcccaacttcatcttctcctgCTCACTACaaatctcaaattttaatctttCTCTGTAATTTTTTCAATGGCCAAATGTAGCAGCTTAACTTAATCTCAGTTAATGCAAATTGGGCATTCTTGATTCTGCCATTTTGATTTCTATTGaaggttttgtttttaatcagcatttattcttaatctccgtttATGCGGTCTAGTTCATTAGGAGCAGctaccaaataaaaaaaaattgaataccTAACTCTTCTTTATAATGTGATTTGATTGGTTATGATTCTTGAATCATGTGTGTAGATTAGGCTAATTAGCTCAGTTTCTATACTGCATATTGAACTTATATTGATGGGATTTTGCGTTGATGTTTGCTTGTGTTCCTTTTTTCAGGGTGCATATGTTTTTATAGCATGTTTCTGTTGGATAGGTGCTAGAGGTGAAAAGTTTTCGATTCAAAAATGGTGTTTTGGGAAGGATACGCGAGCGATGAAACGATGGGGACGTTTGCTCCGCTTGTGGTGTACTGGCTGTATGCCGGGTTCTATCAGCTCCTCCCGCCATTAGATAAGTATAGGTTGCACACGAGAACAGAAGAAAACGAGAAGAATTTGGTGCCGTTAGGGTCTGTGATCAAGGGGGTTCTTCTTCAGCAGTTTTTCCAGGCTGTTGTTGCTGAATTGCTCTTCTTGGTAAATCCATGGCTTCTAAATTTCTTCACATAGCTTGCTAGTCCATTTGCAGATTGAAAAGCTTGTTTAGTAGTATATGGATAAAGATAGTATACATCAATCGGTTGTTTACTGAGATGGATTAGGTAATTTTGATCTCCGAAAGCACTTGATTGTTTCTACGAGTTGAGATAACTTGTTTGGTTTATATCTGGTCGAAAGACGTAGGAATGTAGAAATCTTTGCATATTGCCAATCTTGAATAGTAAGTGACCCTTTTGTGTTCATGATCAGTTTTACTGAATGTTTACTAATTGAGGAGACTCCAAAGTTATGAATGTGATTGAGATCGAAACGCACATTGATGTTATTCGACTCTGTTTCCTTGCTTGTTATGTTATCTGTGCTTCTTCTGCTATATAAAACTTAACGTTCTATGCTTAGTGTTGCAGATAACTTCAAATACAAGTTCTTCCGGGGACGTTGTCCAACCCTCTCTTCCCATCCAAGCTGTGCAATTTGTGATCGCTATGCTGGTGATGGACACATGGCAATACTTTGTGCATCGTTACATGCACCTAAACAAGTTCCTCTACCGCCACATCCACTCTCAGCATCATAAACTAGTAGTCCCCTACGCCATCGGGGCTCTCTACAACCATCCGCTGGAAGGCCTTTTGTTGGACACGTTCGGTGGTGCCATATCCTTCCTCGTTTCTGGAATGACCGCACGTACTgctgttttcttcttctgttTCGCTGTGATCAAGACCGTGGACGATCATTGTGGGCTCCGGCTGCCTGGCAATATCTTCCATCTGCTTTTCCAGAACAACACTGCTTACCACGACATTCACCATCAGCTCCAAGGTACGAAATTCAACTATTCGCAACCGTTCTTCCCCTTGTGGGACAAACTGCTTGGGACGTACGCGGCATATACACTGGTGAAGCGGCCCGAAGGGGGCTACGAGGCGAGGCTGAAAAAAGACTAGTTGTTGTGCCACATCTTCAGTAGGAGGCTCTGTATGTGTcaaagtgagtgaaaaaactgtagcttattattttctttattatttcatcCCTGTTTATTTATTTGCCACATTTCCTCCATCACTGACTTGAGAAAGATTGTGATACAATTCACATGTAATATCAACACTAATGaacttcattttgtttttaagatTTGTTTGTTTACAA harbors:
- the LOC125223745 gene encoding very-long-chain aldehyde decarbonylase GL1-9-like produces the protein MVFWEGYASDETMGTFAPLVVYWLYAGFYQLLPPLDKYRLHTRTEENEKNLVPLGSVIKGVLLQQFFQAVVAELLFLITSNTSSSGDVVQPSLPIQAVQFVIAMLVMDTWQYFVHRYMHLNKFLYRHIHSQHHKLVVPYAIGALYNHPLEGLLLDTFGGAISFLVSGMTARTAVFFFCFAVIKTVDDHCGLRLPGNIFHLLFQNNTAYHDIHHQLQGTKFNYSQPFFPLWDKLLGTYAAYTLVKRPEGGYEARLKKD